From the genome of Kaistella daneshvariae, one region includes:
- a CDS encoding serine acetyltransferase — MSEHSLLQKDFYRESGQWLSNFQIWKKCFSPNLHFIYLLRKAQNFPKHTFTGKLWRVILRHYQIKYGFQIYPETQIGEGFYLGHWGAVVINPKSKIGKNCNIAQGVTIAQANRGKNEGVPEIGNEVWIGPNAVIVGNIKIGNNVLIAPNAYVNCDIPDNSVVVGNPATFSFNENATLGYINNKIE, encoded by the coding sequence ATGTCTGAACATTCCCTTCTTCAAAAAGATTTTTATCGCGAAAGTGGCCAATGGCTTTCGAACTTTCAAATCTGGAAAAAATGTTTCAGCCCAAATCTGCATTTCATTTATTTGCTGCGAAAAGCGCAAAATTTTCCAAAACATACTTTTACAGGAAAGTTATGGCGAGTAATCTTACGTCATTACCAGATTAAATATGGTTTCCAAATTTACCCGGAAACACAAATTGGCGAAGGTTTTTACCTGGGTCATTGGGGCGCTGTGGTCATTAATCCAAAAAGCAAAATCGGGAAAAACTGCAATATTGCGCAAGGCGTGACCATCGCGCAGGCAAACCGCGGTAAAAATGAAGGCGTACCGGAAATTGGAAATGAAGTCTGGATCGGACCAAATGCAGTAATCGTGGGAAATATTAAAATCGGAAATAATGTGCTGATTGCGCCAAACGCTTACGTAAACTGCGATATCCCCGACAACAGCGTGGTGGTGGGAAATCCTGCAACTTTCAGCTTCAATGAAAATGCGACCTTGGGCTACATTAATAATAAAATAGAATAA
- a CDS encoding carbonic anhydrase, whose translation MKKSYERIFENNKKWLESQLVDNPDFFKTLSATQTPEYLYIGCSDSRVSAEEMMGMKPGELFVHRNIANVVNTLDMSSTAVIQYAVEHLQVKHIIVCGHYGCGGIKAAMTPEDLGLLNPWLRTIRDVYRLHQTELDAIDDEQKRYDRLVELNVQEQCINVIKMACVQEEYLIDEYPIVHGWVFDMRTGKIIDLEIDFENILKDIQKIYNLTDSNWVMSRKNNKNLI comes from the coding sequence ATGAAAAAATCTTACGAACGAATTTTTGAAAATAATAAAAAATGGCTGGAATCTCAGCTGGTGGACAATCCCGACTTTTTCAAAACGCTTTCAGCAACCCAAACTCCCGAGTATTTATACATCGGCTGCTCGGACAGCCGCGTTTCTGCGGAAGAAATGATGGGCATGAAGCCGGGCGAACTTTTTGTTCACCGAAATATTGCGAACGTGGTGAACACTTTAGATATGAGTTCAACCGCCGTAATCCAGTACGCGGTGGAGCATCTTCAGGTGAAACATATTATCGTTTGCGGACATTACGGTTGTGGTGGAATTAAAGCAGCAATGACGCCGGAAGATTTGGGATTATTAAATCCGTGGCTTCGAACAATTCGTGACGTGTATCGTTTGCATCAAACTGAACTTGATGCTATTGACGATGAACAAAAACGTTACGACCGACTTGTAGAACTGAATGTGCAGGAGCAATGCATCAACGTTATTAAAATGGCATGCGTACAGGAAGAATATTTAATTGATGAATATCCAATCGTGCACGGTTGGGTTTTCGATATGAGAACCGGAAAAATCATCGATCTGGAAATTGATTTCGAAAATATCCTGAAAGACATCCAGAAAATCTACAACCTCACCGATTCGAATTGGGTGATGAGTCGCAAAAACAATAAAAATTTAATTTAA
- a CDS encoding S8 family peptidase translates to MTKLNFKLALVGAMTMAVASCSSDADRLNSEVAAENYSKVAANTAAFGETEGILIKFKEGTSEGKKQDVFAKIGGKVNEKVLTKMMERKGQKEAVNVVSVSINAFEAISKAKGMDGVEYVEPNYVYEHHATSNDTYFTNGSLWGMYGASTSPANQYGTNAAAQWAAGSTGSNTVYVGIIDEGYMYTHEDIAANAGVNPGEIAGNGVDDDKNGLVDDVYGYDFANNDNKVFDDAGDDHGTHVAGTIGAVGGNGKGVAGMVWNVKLLSAKFLGKRGGTTANAIKAVDYFTDLKLRSGINLVATNNSWGGGGFSQALFDAIERANQAGILFVAAAGNDGSNNDTTTTGYPSKYTNDNIIAVASITNTGGLSSFSNYGATTCDIAAPGSAIWSSVPQSSKGKIVSAYASYNGTSMATPHVTGAVALYASKHPGSSASQIKGAILSSATPTASCAGKMTTGGRLNVSSF, encoded by the coding sequence ATGACAAAATTAAACTTTAAACTGGCGCTTGTTGGAGCTATGACCATGGCAGTAGCAAGCTGTTCTTCAGATGCGGACCGATTAAATTCGGAAGTTGCAGCAGAGAATTATTCCAAAGTAGCAGCAAATACAGCAGCTTTTGGAGAAACTGAAGGGATTCTGATAAAATTTAAAGAGGGAACATCTGAGGGCAAAAAACAAGATGTTTTCGCAAAAATTGGCGGTAAAGTAAACGAAAAAGTACTTACCAAAATGATGGAGCGAAAAGGCCAAAAAGAAGCGGTAAATGTAGTCAGCGTTTCTATTAATGCATTTGAAGCGATTTCTAAAGCAAAAGGAATGGACGGGGTAGAATATGTAGAGCCTAACTATGTATATGAACACCACGCAACTTCTAACGATACTTACTTTACCAACGGTTCTCTATGGGGAATGTACGGCGCAAGCACCTCACCTGCCAACCAGTACGGTACCAACGCGGCAGCGCAATGGGCGGCGGGAAGCACCGGATCTAATACTGTTTACGTAGGAATTATCGATGAAGGTTATATGTACACGCACGAAGACATTGCAGCAAACGCTGGTGTAAACCCGGGAGAAATTGCCGGAAACGGAGTGGATGATGACAAAAACGGCTTGGTAGACGATGTTTACGGCTATGATTTTGCTAATAACGATAACAAGGTTTTTGATGATGCAGGTGATGACCACGGAACTCACGTTGCCGGAACCATCGGTGCTGTAGGCGGAAACGGTAAAGGTGTTGCCGGTATGGTTTGGAACGTGAAATTGTTGAGCGCTAAATTCTTAGGAAAAAGAGGTGGAACAACAGCAAACGCCATCAAAGCAGTGGATTATTTCACTGATCTTAAATTGAGAAGCGGCATCAACTTAGTAGCAACCAACAACTCTTGGGGTGGCGGCGGTTTCTCTCAGGCACTTTTTGATGCGATCGAGAGAGCAAACCAAGCGGGTATCTTGTTCGTGGCAGCAGCCGGAAACGACGGTTCAAATAACGATACTACAACCACAGGATATCCTTCTAAATACACCAACGACAACATTATTGCTGTTGCGTCTATTACCAATACAGGCGGACTTTCCAGCTTTTCTAACTACGGAGCTACAACCTGTGACATCGCGGCACCTGGTTCAGCTATTTGGTCAAGTGTCCCACAATCTTCAAAAGGGAAAATAGTATCTGCATATGCAAGTTATAATGGGACTTCAATGGCAACTCCGCACGTTACAGGAGCCGTAGCTTTATACGCTTCAAAACATCCGGGTTCCAGCGCAAGTCAAATTAAAGGAGCCATTCTTTCTTCTGCAACACCTACCGCATCTTGCGCAGGGAAAATGACAACAGGAGGACGGTTAAATGTTTCCAGTTTCTAA
- a CDS encoding SulP family inorganic anion transporter has translation MKKTLSIYGGIKENFPSGLVVFLVALPLCLGIALASGAPPLSGIIAGIIGGLVVGYLSNSNISVSGPAAGLTAIVLTAITDLGAFEFFLCAGIIAGILQLILGFIRAGSISNYFPTNVIEGMLAGIGIIIILTQIPHALGFDKDFEGNQTLFANGFNPNYFSELAAGIHPGAVIVTLVSIIILLAWDKFPALKKLKMIPGALVAVAAGIMLNYIFILSGSSLAIGPEHLVSLPVPQSAADFKDMIVFPDFQGFLNPKVWIVGATIAIVASIETLLCIEASDRLDKRRRITDTNLELRAQGIGNLISSAIGGLPMTSVVVRSSANASAGATSKLSTVIHGALLLICVLTIPFILNMIPLATLAAVLLLVGYKLAKPATVMHFWHKGKYQFIPFIATVVAVVSLDLLKGVGIGLLISIFYILQGNMKRAYYLSREELDDADEINIKLAEEVSFLNKAAIKKTLKNIKPNSQVCIDARSTSYIATDILEMIQEFANIRAKEEDIEVRLVGFKTSYQEYADDEDSHIIIAHRRAM, from the coding sequence ATGAAAAAAACACTTTCTATATATGGAGGGATTAAAGAAAATTTCCCTTCAGGACTCGTCGTATTTTTAGTAGCACTCCCACTGTGTCTTGGGATTGCATTAGCCTCAGGCGCACCACCGCTTTCCGGGATTATTGCAGGAATTATCGGCGGTTTGGTTGTCGGTTATCTTAGTAATTCGAATATCTCGGTCAGCGGACCCGCAGCGGGATTAACCGCTATTGTACTTACTGCTATTACCGATTTAGGTGCATTCGAATTTTTCCTTTGCGCCGGAATTATTGCCGGGATTCTTCAGTTAATTTTAGGTTTTATAAGAGCCGGAAGTATTTCAAATTATTTTCCCACCAACGTTATCGAAGGGATGCTGGCCGGGATTGGGATCATCATCATCTTAACGCAGATCCCTCATGCATTGGGTTTTGATAAAGATTTTGAAGGAAACCAGACGCTTTTCGCCAATGGTTTTAACCCAAATTATTTTAGCGAATTGGCCGCGGGAATTCATCCTGGTGCAGTAATCGTTACGTTGGTCTCCATCATTATTCTTTTGGCCTGGGATAAATTTCCAGCACTGAAAAAACTCAAAATGATTCCCGGAGCACTAGTGGCAGTAGCTGCAGGTATTATGCTGAATTATATCTTCATCCTTTCCGGAAGTTCACTTGCGATCGGCCCAGAACATTTGGTTTCCCTTCCCGTTCCGCAAAGTGCGGCAGACTTTAAAGACATGATTGTTTTTCCGGACTTTCAGGGTTTCCTGAATCCAAAAGTTTGGATTGTTGGCGCAACGATCGCTATTGTGGCGTCCATCGAAACATTACTGTGTATTGAAGCTTCCGACCGTTTGGATAAGCGCAGGAGAATTACAGACACTAACTTAGAGCTTCGTGCACAGGGAATCGGAAATTTAATTTCTTCAGCAATCGGCGGTTTACCGATGACCTCGGTGGTCGTAAGAAGTTCTGCCAATGCAAGTGCCGGAGCAACCTCTAAATTATCTACCGTTATTCATGGCGCTCTATTGCTGATTTGCGTTCTTACGATTCCGTTTATTCTGAATATGATTCCACTCGCTACTTTGGCCGCGGTTTTACTTCTGGTAGGTTACAAACTGGCGAAACCTGCAACGGTGATGCATTTCTGGCATAAAGGAAAATACCAGTTTATCCCTTTCATCGCGACAGTAGTCGCAGTAGTTTCGCTTGATTTACTGAAGGGTGTGGGAATTGGATTATTGATTTCGATCTTCTATATCCTTCAGGGAAATATGAAACGAGCTTACTATCTGAGCCGCGAAGAGCTTGACGATGCTGATGAAATCAATATAAAACTTGCAGAAGAGGTTTCTTTTCTTAATAAAGCGGCCATTAAAAAAACGCTTAAAAACATCAAACCAAACTCACAGGTCTGTATTGATGCCAGATCAACCTCCTACATCGCGACCGATATTCTTGAAATGATTCAGGAGTTTGCCAATATCCGTGCAAAAGAAGAGGATATTGAAGTGAGGCTAGTAGGTTTCAAAACCTCTTATCAGGAATACGCTGACGACGAAGATTCACACATCATCATTGCCCACAGAAGAGCCATGTAA
- a CDS encoding carbonic anhydrase yields MKAHTLETQSTTTPEKALNFLKEGNQRFLQNLKMNRNLLEQVNDTRAGQWPFAVILSCIDSRTSAELIFDQGLGDIFSIRIAGNFVNKDILGSMEFGCNVAGSKLVVVLGHTKCGALKGGLDAQSIEGMSMENLNHLVGHFQGCIDGLIKEGEERSSSNSDLLERLNVCNIRKTMEDIRQQSTTLNQLEKSGNIKIVGANYCVESGVVTWLDENMNAEMEAQTGEMAISH; encoded by the coding sequence ATGAAAGCACATACCTTAGAAACACAATCTACAACAACACCAGAAAAAGCGCTTAATTTTCTAAAAGAAGGAAACCAACGCTTTCTACAGAACCTAAAAATGAACCGAAATCTGCTCGAGCAGGTAAACGATACGCGCGCCGGGCAGTGGCCTTTTGCAGTAATACTTAGCTGTATCGACAGCCGTACTTCTGCAGAACTGATTTTTGATCAGGGTTTAGGCGATATTTTCAGCATACGGATCGCCGGAAACTTTGTAAATAAAGATATTCTTGGTTCCATGGAGTTTGGCTGTAATGTCGCCGGTTCCAAATTGGTAGTGGTCCTCGGGCACACCAAATGTGGCGCTCTGAAAGGCGGTTTGGACGCACAAAGCATTGAAGGAATGAGCATGGAAAACCTTAACCATCTTGTTGGTCATTTTCAGGGCTGTATTGACGGTTTGATTAAAGAAGGCGAAGAACGTTCGTCGTCAAACAGCGATCTTCTGGAAAGACTTAACGTTTGCAATATCCGGAAAACCATGGAGGATATCCGTCAGCAGAGTACTACGCTTAATCAACTGGAGAAAAGCGGAAATATTAAAATTGTTGGTGCCAACTATTGCGTCGAAAGCGGTGTTGTAACATGGCTAGACGAAAATATGAATGCTGAAATGGAAGCGCAGACTGGCGAAATGGCTATTTCCCATTAA
- the pth gene encoding aminoacyl-tRNA hydrolase, translated as MKYLIVGLGNKGEEYEETRHNVGFKIAEKIAETLEVPFKSSNFGLLAEGKYKGRKVLILKPDTYMNLSGNAVKFWLQKENISLENLMIITDDLALPFGTLRMKMKGSDAGHNGLKSIQEQLQTQNYPRLRFGISAEFPEGKQVDYVLGKWEGEEKEKLPERIEKFSKACLSFVFAGIQNTMTAFNGK; from the coding sequence ATGAAATATTTGATCGTCGGCCTTGGAAATAAAGGTGAAGAATACGAGGAAACACGACATAATGTCGGTTTTAAAATTGCGGAAAAAATCGCGGAAACGCTTGAAGTTCCTTTTAAATCCTCAAACTTTGGTTTGCTTGCGGAAGGCAAATATAAAGGCAGAAAAGTTTTAATTCTAAAGCCGGACACGTACATGAATCTTTCCGGGAATGCGGTGAAATTCTGGCTTCAAAAAGAAAATATTTCTTTGGAAAATCTGATGATTATTACGGATGATCTGGCGCTGCCATTCGGTACTTTAAGAATGAAGATGAAAGGCTCAGACGCTGGTCATAATGGTTTAAAAAGTATTCAGGAACAATTGCAAACGCAAAATTATCCACGATTGCGTTTTGGAATTTCTGCAGAATTTCCTGAAGGAAAACAGGTAGATTATGTTCTTGGAAAATGGGAAGGTGAGGAAAAAGAAAAACTTCCCGAAAGAATCGAGAAGTTTTCTAAAGCGTGTCTGTCTTTTGTTTTCGCGGGAATACAGAATACGATGACTGCTTTTAATGGGAAATAG
- the mfd gene encoding transcription-repair coupling factor: MQLKKITETFLPQLLHLGFGKELFTQLEEHRHLAVKSFAGSSPAVFAAELFLIKKKSILFLTDDKEDALYITSELEDLLGKENVLYFPPTHLDPYQIEKTQNANLVLRTEVLNRIHNDKKPRVMIAPFASLAEKVMKKDDFKAISHTIKAGDQLDFDFTEELLHQFSFNLTDFVSEPGEFSVRGGIVDVFSYSNEEPYRITFFGNEVESIKTFDIETQLSKAKIKEFQLVSNMNFSAIGKKVSLFDLAPKDLVVVTKNAFAGLNFIKNFYEKAEERFGTLSTEIKHQTPEELFISEEDFSKDINKFEWIDFTLQEVKNSDAAVIQLNQTPQPSFHKKFDMLQEDLEEKQNEGFETWISFSTEKQKERLEAIFEELEKNVPFKSFKSELHEGFVDFEHKISVYTDHQIFDRYQRYKAKNTFAKSEQITLKDLMQMKVGDYIAHIDHGIGKFMGLVKVNNNGKIQECFKLVYKNGDLLYVSIHSLNKISKYNGPDGREIVLSKLGSPAWKSLKQKTKAKVKQIAFDLIRLYAERKTAKGFAFKPDSYLQNELEASFIYEDTPDQEKATIDVKTDMENETVMDRLICGDVGFGKTEIAIRAAFKAATDGKQVAILVPTTILAFQHYRSFMERLKDFPVTISYMNRFRSAKQKAETLEGLKSGKIDIVIGTHQLVGNSVKFKDLGLLIIDEEHKFGVSVKDKLKTIKSNVDTLTLTATPIPRTLQFSLMAARDLSVIKTPPPNRQPVETQIVGFNEEIIRDAISYELQRDGQVYFINNRIENLKDIAGLIQRLVPDAKVITGHGQMDGKQLERNVLDFMEGKYDVLVSTTIIESGVDVPNANTIFINDAQRFGMADIHQMRGRVGRSNRKAFCFLITPPFDMVTSDARKRLEAIEQFSDLGSGFQIAMKDLEIRGAGDLLGGEQSGFINEMGFDTYQKIMQEALEELQNDEEFEDLFDNEEDRKKLFKSNKEVNIDTDLELMLPDSYVQSIEERLSLYQKLAEIESKEELKKMESELIDRFGKLPPEAVNLLKSVELKWIASEIGFDKIVVKNGVFLGYFPQNPQDKFYQSEKFRKIIAYLTAYPSEATLKEKSSKEGNQLMMRKENVQNVDEVNAVLERILAK; encoded by the coding sequence ATGCAGTTAAAGAAAATCACCGAAACATTTTTGCCTCAATTACTTCACTTGGGATTTGGCAAGGAACTTTTCACGCAACTTGAGGAGCACCGGCATTTGGCGGTGAAATCGTTTGCAGGTTCTTCGCCGGCGGTTTTTGCGGCGGAGCTTTTTTTAATCAAGAAAAAATCAATTCTTTTTCTGACCGATGATAAGGAAGATGCGCTGTACATCACTTCGGAGCTGGAAGATTTGCTCGGAAAAGAAAACGTGCTGTATTTTCCGCCAACGCATTTGGATCCCTATCAAATTGAAAAAACGCAAAATGCCAACTTGGTTTTGCGTACAGAAGTTTTAAACCGCATCCACAACGACAAAAAACCGCGCGTGATGATTGCGCCGTTTGCTTCACTTGCGGAAAAGGTGATGAAAAAAGATGATTTTAAAGCGATTTCGCATACCATTAAAGCCGGTGATCAACTCGATTTTGATTTTACAGAAGAATTGTTGCATCAGTTTAGTTTTAATCTGACAGATTTTGTTTCTGAACCCGGCGAATTCTCTGTGCGTGGCGGAATTGTAGACGTTTTTTCGTATTCTAATGAAGAACCGTACCGCATTACTTTTTTCGGAAATGAGGTGGAAAGCATCAAAACTTTTGATATTGAAACTCAACTTTCGAAAGCAAAAATCAAAGAATTTCAGCTGGTTTCCAACATGAATTTTTCCGCCATCGGCAAAAAAGTATCTTTGTTTGATCTGGCACCGAAAGATTTAGTTGTGGTGACGAAAAATGCTTTTGCTGGGCTGAATTTTATTAAAAATTTCTACGAAAAAGCGGAAGAACGGTTCGGAACATTAAGCACGGAAATTAAACATCAGACTCCGGAAGAACTTTTTATCTCGGAAGAGGATTTTTCGAAAGACATTAATAAATTTGAGTGGATTGATTTTACTTTACAGGAAGTGAAAAACAGCGATGCTGCCGTCATCCAATTGAACCAAACGCCGCAGCCGAGCTTTCATAAGAAGTTTGACATGCTGCAGGAAGATCTGGAAGAAAAACAAAATGAAGGTTTTGAAACCTGGATTTCTTTTTCCACCGAAAAACAGAAAGAAAGACTGGAAGCCATTTTTGAAGAACTGGAAAAAAATGTGCCTTTTAAGTCCTTTAAATCTGAACTGCATGAAGGTTTTGTAGATTTTGAACACAAAATTTCGGTCTACACCGATCACCAGATTTTCGACCGTTACCAACGATATAAAGCCAAAAATACGTTTGCGAAATCGGAGCAGATTACGCTGAAAGATTTAATGCAGATGAAAGTGGGCGATTATATCGCACACATCGATCATGGAATCGGGAAATTTATGGGTTTGGTGAAAGTAAATAACAACGGCAAAATTCAGGAATGTTTTAAACTGGTCTATAAAAATGGCGATTTGCTGTATGTGAGCATTCATTCTTTAAATAAAATTTCAAAATACAATGGCCCCGACGGTCGTGAAATCGTTCTTTCAAAGCTCGGTTCGCCAGCCTGGAAATCATTAAAACAAAAAACAAAAGCCAAAGTAAAGCAGATTGCTTTTGATTTAATCAGACTTTACGCCGAAAGAAAAACCGCGAAAGGATTTGCTTTTAAACCTGATTCTTACCTGCAAAATGAACTGGAAGCCAGTTTTATTTATGAAGATACGCCAGATCAGGAAAAAGCGACGATCGATGTGAAAACTGATATGGAAAATGAAACCGTGATGGACCGCCTGATTTGTGGCGACGTAGGTTTCGGGAAAACGGAAATCGCGATCCGCGCTGCTTTTAAAGCTGCCACAGACGGAAAACAGGTGGCGATTTTGGTGCCGACCACGATTCTGGCTTTTCAGCATTATCGTAGTTTTATGGAAAGGCTAAAAGATTTTCCGGTGACGATTTCTTATATGAATCGTTTCCGCAGCGCGAAACAGAAAGCAGAAACTTTGGAAGGCTTGAAATCCGGAAAAATTGATATTGTCATCGGAACTCATCAACTTGTGGGAAATTCGGTCAAATTTAAAGATTTGGGGCTTTTAATTATCGATGAAGAACACAAATTCGGTGTTTCGGTAAAAGACAAACTGAAAACGATTAAAAGCAATGTGGATACTTTAACACTTACGGCGACGCCGATTCCGCGTACTTTACAATTTTCTTTAATGGCCGCGCGCGATCTTTCGGTCATTAAAACGCCGCCGCCAAACCGCCAGCCGGTGGAAACACAAATTGTTGGTTTTAATGAAGAAATTATCCGCGATGCGATTTCTTATGAGCTTCAGCGCGATGGTCAGGTGTATTTCATTAATAACAGAATTGAAAATCTGAAAGATATTGCAGGTTTAATTCAGCGCCTTGTTCCTGATGCAAAGGTGATTACAGGTCACGGGCAGATGGACGGCAAACAGCTGGAACGCAATGTTCTGGATTTTATGGAAGGTAAATATGACGTGCTTGTTTCCACCACCATTATCGAAAGTGGTGTGGATGTGCCGAATGCGAACACGATTTTCATTAATGATGCGCAGCGGTTTGGTATGGCAGATATTCACCAGATGCGCGGCCGTGTTGGAAGGAGCAACCGGAAAGCATTTTGTTTTTTGATTACACCGCCGTTTGATATGGTGACTTCTGATGCACGAAAAAGATTGGAGGCGATTGAACAGTTTTCGGATTTGGGAAGCGGTTTTCAGATTGCGATGAAAGATTTGGAAATTCGTGGCGCCGGCGATTTATTGGGTGGTGAACAGAGCGGTTTTATCAATGAAATGGGTTTTGACACGTACCAGAAAATTATGCAGGAAGCGCTGGAGGAACTTCAAAATGATGAGGAATTCGAAGATTTATTTGATAATGAGGAAGACCGAAAAAAGCTTTTCAAATCGAATAAAGAGGTGAACATTGATACCGACTTGGAATTAATGCTGCCGGATTCGTATGTTCAAAGCATTGAAGAAAGGTTGTCACTTTACCAGAAATTAGCGGAAATTGAAAGTAAGGAAGAGCTGAAAAAAATGGAAAGTGAGCTGATCGACAGATTTGGAAAATTGCCGCCTGAAGCAGTCAATTTATTGAAATCGGTGGAGCTGAAATGGATTGCTTCGGAAATTGGGTTCGATAAAATAGTGGTAAAAAACGGCGTTTTTCTGGGATATTTTCCGCAAAATCCGCAGGACAAATTCTATCAAAGCGAAAAATTCCGGAAGATTATTGCCTATTTAACGGCATATCCGAGCGAAGCTACTTTGAAAGAAAAAAGCAGTAAAGAAGGAAATCAGCTCATGATGCGAAAAGAAAATGTGCAAAATGTGGACGAGGTGAATGCGGTTTTGGAAAGAATTTTAGCAAAATAA
- a CDS encoding GH3 auxin-responsive promoter family protein produces the protein MVNFLKKNIALLWAKKHVKGTKAFKQNAVEDQQKLLLSLVKTAEKTLFGRHHQFEDIKNIEDFQAKVPVADYEELKPYIEKVKKGQRDILWTGTPEYFAKTSGTTSGAKYIPISKEGMPYQISAAQSAIFHYIAQKNNADFVNGKMIFLQGSPALEEIYGVKTGRLSGIVAHHIPSYLQKNRLPSLETNLIEDWETKVDAIVKETEKENMTLISGIPPWLIMYFEKLIERNGKKITELFPNLQLIITGGVNYEPYREKMTELLGKNVDTLQTFPASEGFFAFQDDYKKDGLLLLTNHGIFYEFIPLEEFGKPDARRLTLKDVELHKDYALILTTNSGLWAYSIGDVVRFISKNPYRVLVSGRTKHFTSAFGEHVIAFEVEEALKATVEKMPAQITEFHLAPQVNPEEGLPYHEWFIEFEKEPADLANFRDFLDSEMRKRNTYYDDLISGKILQPLIITNLKKNAFQDYAKSEGKLGGQNKIPRLANDRKIGDYLGKFKKQLS, from the coding sequence ATGGTAAATTTCCTGAAGAAAAATATTGCCTTGTTGTGGGCAAAAAAACACGTCAAAGGCACCAAAGCATTTAAACAAAATGCGGTTGAAGATCAGCAAAAACTGTTGCTATCTTTAGTTAAAACCGCGGAAAAAACGTTGTTTGGCCGTCATCACCAGTTTGAAGATATTAAAAATATTGAAGACTTTCAGGCGAAAGTCCCGGTTGCGGATTATGAAGAACTGAAACCTTACATCGAAAAAGTGAAAAAAGGCCAGCGTGATATATTATGGACGGGAACTCCGGAATATTTTGCTAAAACTTCAGGCACCACTTCCGGCGCGAAATACATTCCGATTTCTAAAGAGGGAATGCCTTACCAAATTTCTGCCGCTCAAAGTGCCATTTTTCACTACATCGCCCAGAAAAACAATGCCGATTTTGTGAACGGAAAGATGATTTTCCTTCAGGGAAGTCCGGCTCTGGAAGAAATTTACGGCGTAAAAACCGGCCGCCTTTCCGGAATTGTCGCGCACCACATACCGTCGTATTTGCAAAAAAACCGTTTACCGAGTTTGGAAACCAACCTCATCGAAGACTGGGAAACCAAAGTTGATGCGATTGTCAAGGAAACCGAAAAAGAAAACATGACTTTAATTTCCGGAATTCCACCCTGGCTCATCATGTATTTTGAAAAATTAATCGAAAGAAACGGCAAAAAAATCACGGAACTTTTCCCGAATCTTCAGCTCATCATTACCGGCGGCGTAAACTATGAGCCATACCGTGAAAAAATGACCGAATTGCTCGGAAAAAACGTAGATACGCTGCAAACGTTTCCGGCGAGTGAAGGATTTTTTGCTTTTCAGGACGACTATAAAAAAGACGGGCTTTTATTACTCACTAATCACGGTATTTTTTACGAATTTATTCCGCTGGAAGAGTTTGGAAAACCTGACGCGCGAAGATTAACATTGAAAGATGTAGAACTTCATAAAGATTACGCATTAATTTTAACCACTAATTCGGGTTTGTGGGCGTATTCCATTGGCGATGTTGTGCGCTTTATCTCTAAAAATCCGTATCGCGTTTTGGTTTCCGGAAGAACGAAACATTTCACTTCAGCGTTCGGTGAACACGTAATCGCTTTTGAGGTGGAAGAAGCTTTGAAAGCCACCGTTGAAAAAATGCCGGCGCAGATCACCGAATTTCATTTGGCGCCGCAGGTGAATCCAGAAGAAGGCTTGCCGTACCACGAATGGTTTATCGAATTTGAAAAAGAACCTGCTGATTTGGCAAATTTTCGTGATTTTCTGGATTCGGAAATGCGCAAACGAAATACCTATTATGACGACTTGATTTCCGGAAAAATCCTGCAACCTTTAATCATTACGAATTTAAAGAAAAATGCGTTTCAGGATTATGCGAAATCTGAAGGAAAACTCGGCGGACAGAATAAAATTCCGCGGTTGGCAAATGACAGAAAAATCGGCGATTACCTCGGAAAATTTAAAAAACAGCTTAGTTAG
- a CDS encoding DMT family transporter: protein MNWILLIIGGLFETGFALCLGKAQETTGKESYFWWAGFAVSLFLSMFLLYKAISVGEQPIPIGSAYAVWTGIGAVGAVFTGILFFNEPVTFWRMFFVFTLIASVVGLKAVSN from the coding sequence ATGAACTGGATTTTACTCATTATCGGCGGCTTATTCGAAACCGGTTTTGCGCTGTGCCTTGGAAAAGCGCAGGAAACCACAGGAAAAGAAAGCTATTTCTGGTGGGCGGGATTTGCGGTTTCGCTGTTTTTGAGTATGTTTTTGCTTTATAAAGCAATTTCTGTGGGCGAACAACCAATCCCGATTGGATCTGCGTACGCGGTTTGGACGGGAATTGGTGCGGTAGGCGCGGTTTTTACCGGAATTTTATTTTTTAATGAACCCGTAACTTTCTGGCGGATGTTTTTTGTTTTTACTTTAATCGCGTCTGTTGTTGGGTTGAAAGCAGTTTCTAACTAA